Proteins co-encoded in one Phycodurus eques isolate BA_2022a chromosome 21, UOR_Pequ_1.1, whole genome shotgun sequence genomic window:
- the rmc1 gene encoding regulator of MON1-CCZ1 complex — MSDEHYLELCDNLVQFENASSVNNVFFDEANKQVFAVRSGGATGVVVKGPDDKSSVAFRMEDKGEVKCIKFSIGNKILAVQRTSKSVDFINFIPDYPHTEFTHECKMKNANLLGFCWTNWNEIVFVSDLGIELYQVFPDKRGVKLLKSHSLNVNWYQYCPDTAVMLLSTTVQANVLQPFAFRSGSVSKMSKFEIELPVVPKPAKLSLSERDVAMATIYGQLYVMYLKHHSRSANSGSAEVVLYHLPREGACKKTHVLKLNTTGKFALNIVDNLVVVHHQSSQTSLMFDIKLKESDSAISTHQPVLPARSIQPCRIPLSGPAVVPSQLPVPCQLYSSSWSVFQPDIIISASEGYLWYLRVKLSPTVKLLHDKSKLMDFLLRRSDCKMVILSVCSQLVEGKQRGSLPVVASVFDKLNQVYKDFLEAEQSYSAAAEAGPTRGGGAHKRPIRSQAVIDQSDMYTHVLSAFTERKGASHKLTIAVLMEYIRSLNHFQISVQHYLYELVIKTLVQHNLFYMLHQFLQYHVLTDSKPLACLLLSLESTYPPAHQLSLDMLKRLSTANDEIVEVLLSKQQVLGALRFIRSVGAHDNMSARKFLDAARQTGDDMLFFTVFRSFQQRNQRLRGNPAFNPGEHCEDHVLHFTRVFGEQALMKAATA, encoded by the exons ATGAGCGACGAGCACTACTTGGAGCTTTGTGACAATCTCGTACAATTTGAAAACGCTTCGAGCGTCAACAATGTTTTCTTCGACGAAGCCAACAAACAG GTGTTCGCGGTGCGTTCAGGGGGCGCCACGGGGGTGGTCGTCAAAGGTCCGGACGACAAGAGTTCTGTTGCCTTCAG AATGGAGGACAAAGGAGAAGTCAAGTGCATCAAGTTCTCCATTGGGAACAAAATTCTGGCCGTGCAGAGAACGTCAAAGTCTGTG GACTTCATCAACTTCATCCCCGACTACCCGCACACGGAGTTCACGCACGAGTGCAAG ATGAAGAACGCCAACCTGCTGGGCTTCTGCTGGACCAACTGGAACGAGATCGTCTTTGTCAGCGACCTGGGCATCGAGCTCTACCAG GTTTTTCCGGACAAACGCGGCGTCAAACTGCTCAAGAGTCACAGCCTCAACGTCAACTGGTACCAGTACTGCCCCGACACGGCCGTCATGCTGCTGTCCACCACCGTGCAGGCCAACGTCCTGCAGCCCTTCGCCTTCCGG AGCGGGAGCGTGTCCAAGATGTCCAAGTTTGAGATCGAGCTGCCCGTTGTCCCGAAACCAGCCAAACTCAGCCTGTCAGAGAGAGACGTCGCCATGGCGACCAT ttaCGGTCAGTTGTATGTGATGTACCTGAAGCATCACTCCAGGAGTGCCAACAGTGGCAGTGCTGAGGTGGTGCTCTACCATTTACCAAG GGAGGGTGCGTGTAAGAAGACGCACGTGTTGAAATTGAACACAACAGGAAAGTTTGCGCTTAACATCGTTGACAACCTGGTGGTGGTCCATCATCAGAGCtctcag ACGTCGTTGATGTTCGACATCAAGTTGAAGGAGTCGGACAGCGCCATCAGCACGCATCAGCCTGTACTTCCTGCTCGTTCCATACAGCCGTGTCGCATCCCACTCTCag GTCCAGCAGTGGTCCCATCACAACTTCCTGTCCCGTGTCAGCTGT ACTCGTCTTCATGGAGCGTCTTCCAGCCTGACATCATCATTAGCGCCAGCGAAG GGTACTTGTGGTATCTTCGCGTCAAGTTAAGCCCGACAGTCAAGCTGCTGCACGACAAAAGCAAACTGATGGACTTCCTGTTACGCCGCAGCGACTGCAAGATGGTCATCCTGTCCGTCTGCTCGCAGC TGGTGGAAGGCAAGCAGAGAGGAAGTCTGCCCGTGGTGGCGAGCGTCTTCGACAAACTCAATCAGGTGTACAAAGACTTCCTGGAGGCGGAGCAAAGCTACAGCGCG GCCGCGGAGGCGGGTCCCACGCGAGGCGGCGGCGCTCACAAGCGACCGATCAGAAGCCAGGCGGTGATCGACCAGTCGGACATGTACACGCACGTCTTGTCGGCGTTCACAGAGAGGAAG GGCGCCTCCCACAAGTTGACCATCGCCGTGTTGATGGAGTACATTCGCTCGCTCAACCACTTCCAGATCAGCGTGCAG CATTACTTGTACGAGCTGGTGATCAAGACGCTGGTGCAGCACAACCTCTTCTACATGTTACATCAGTTCCTGCAGTACCACGTCCTCACAGACTCCAAACCGCTC GCGTGTTTGCTTCTGTCCCTGGAGAGCACGTACCCCCCCGCCCACCAGCTGTCCCTCGACATGTTGAAG CGTCTGTCGACAGCCAATGACGAGATTGTGGAGGTTCTGCTGTCCAAGCAGCAGGTTTTGGGCGCGCTCAGATTCATCCGCAGCGTCG GCGCCCACGACAACATGTCCGCCAGGAAGTTTCTGGACGCGGCTCGTCAGACGGGAGACGACATGTTGTTCTTCACAGTCTTCAGGTCCTTCCAGCAGAGGAACCAACGCCTCAGGGGGAACCCGGCGTTTAACCCCG GAGAGCACTGCGAAGATCACGTGCTTCACTTCACGCGCGTGTTTGGCGAGCAGGCGCTGATGAAAGCGGCCACTGCCTGA